A stretch of DNA from Chanos chanos chromosome 11, fChaCha1.1, whole genome shotgun sequence:
AATTCTCAGGTGTTTGTCAACATAAGCATCTCGGAATATGAGGACCAAACAAAAGAGTGTGTAGATCTAATCAGCAAGCAAAGATGTGATTATATTGAAGCATCTACATAAGGATGTGATTTAACtaaaacatgcacataaacTTTTTCACTCACCCAGATCAGAGAGGCTACGCTTGTATCCTCTCAGCTCTCCCAGAAACTTGTCCATCTCCTTTGTCCTGTTCTCAAgactggtctgtaactggttATTCTGTTTAAGTAGGTCGTTATATCCGTTTTGTAAATCCTTCCTCTCTATAGCTGATTTTTGGTTATCagtttgtaactggtctctctctgttatgaGCTTCTTGTAACGGCTTTGTAGATGGTCTCTCTGTATACTTAagttgttgtaactggtttTTATCCGATCACCTTCTTTAGTCAAATTTctaaattttttttgtaattgttcaaactttaaaataaacaagacactcagcactatgatgacagccagcaggagaacacacagcagccccagacacactgcagtcagtctgtagcatctgtcacttcctgaaaagacaaacagacactgtcacactgtcactagccttaaattctctctctcatacataatcacacccaatcacacacattatgtatCAGCTCTACTCCTCACTATTGTtgcattatatatttatttctttatgtaaATCAAGGTTTCCACATGTTCTTACAGTAAACCTTCTTTCATGTGAATTACAATTTCCAATTCTTACCAGATTTTGGTCATTCACTACCCaaatctgttatttatttgttcatttatttattgcagtTTTGGAAGAAATTTATCAGAGCAAAAGTTGTCAGAGAATGGTGGAGAAGTTATCAGAGAATCCTTTGATTCgtactgtttctctttttactgtctTTCGACTGGAGACAAAGTGAACATGGCTGCTAATCTATGTGGGGGAAATAATTTGGTAACAGACAATTTacaacaaatacagaaatatacacTCATCCTGTGCTAgaagtacctgtgtgttgagttgctgggtATCTTCTAGTGGAGGTgtcgtctgtctgtgtgtcggtgtctgtttttctcacatcATCTATACTCTCATAAAtatccaccatcatctccactctctctcctctgtccagttcaCCTCTCTCAACACTGTTTACATtgtcataaatacacacagacatctccattCTCTAGCACACACTATTACGCTGAGTTAATGCTGTTGTCCCTGTATGTctgagtcagtctgtgtgtctgcacttctgtctttgtcttgcATACAACTGACTCTTTAAGAGGTGTGATAAATGTCAACCACAGAAAGTCTATCTCACTCTGAGAGAATAAGCTCTTAGTGTTCAAAGGTCAGTTCTTTTCCACAACCTGCTCTTTAAAGCACAAAGTACTGActatagtgttgtagtgtacTGTAAGTATGTATTTGTTTAGCATGTgagtttgtgcatatgtgtgtaaatgtgttagTATTACAACTTCATGTTCTTATTCTCAGATGAAAGACAcgcatgaaatattcattcattgaaatactcattcattcacttcctACTCCAGTCCTCAAAACTGGTCTATAACTGGGCTTTCTCACTAAGTaggtttttatatttatattttaaattctCTCACTCTATGGCCAGATTGTTGTGATAAGtatgtaactggtctctctctgttaccaCCTTGTTGTAGTAGTTTTGTAACTGCTCCAGCTTTGAAATATACATGACACACTacagcactatgatgacagccagcaggagaacacacagcagccccagacacactgtatatagtatgtgatgtcacttcctgaggagacaaacagagacagagactttaTCCAGTGCACTGTGGCTATGAGGCCTTTTACAGTATAAAtgactgctctttctctccatacagCACCTGTGTGTTAAGCTGCTGCCTTTCTCTTGGTGAAGACGTCTTCTGTGTTTGAGGCTGGAACAGGGGTCACTATGATATCTGCACTGGTCTAAATGTATACAACCAGTTATCTccactcactctcctctgtctccattgGTTTTGTCAGTGTCAATATcattctcataaacacacacagacatctttgTTCTCTAACACATGATTATGCTGAGTTATAACTATTGATACCACTCTGTTTTGTATTGAGTTgatttctcttgtttctctgtgagtcGTACTACCTCTGAACTGCTTTACATTGACTGGGAGAAAGGAAatcacaaaaactgaaaaaaaaacaaaaaaacacgagGGACATTTAGCTGAGAATGAGgtcaaatgtgaatgtgtgtgaatgtgaacatgcGAACTGAAATTATTCACTTGGTATAAAGTCTTATACCTTAATTGCTTGTTTTTAGGTGACTTTGACCAGTTTAACCATCACCAGttcctttctcattctctctgtttctgtctctttctttctccctcctgctTTCCTTCCGTGGCCTGTCCACCTCATCTTCCAACTCCACTGTTTGGAGTCACCCAGTTTTAATGTCACTTTATGTCAGAAAGTCCAGTCATTTAAGATTTAATGGGAAAACATTTGTTGCTATTCATAGCTTATTAATTTACAGTTTAGCTTGTTTCCAAATTGAATGGGTGCCTAGAACAgatattgcatttttttgtgtttgtccatgtcTAATCCCGTTATTTTAGCTGTTTGATAAAATTATGTCATCATTTTGAAACAATGAACTGAGAGACGTTACCCTGAGTGAAAGTGTCCTCTCACACCATTCTGTTTACATTCTAATGTATATTCTCCTATATCCTCACTCTGGTACACTCTACAACATGTCTACAACTACAAACAGTGCTCTCTGTCTAACTGCAACATGAGAGGGCAAAAAAACCCtctactgtgtactgtgtattttgTACTATTTTAATGACACCACTTCAGAAACAGGAAGCTGGCAGCACAGGAAATCACTGAGGGTCATCTAGACTGAGAGGCCCTCAAAGTGTTAAACATGTGATCACAGATGGAAAGTTcaaactgtctctgttctccaccTTTACTTTTATCTGTCCCTCTTCAGAGTTGGACTCACATAAACTCTAACGCAATATTACACTAAATTAGTGCTATAGTCTCTGCAAATCAgtattcactgtctgtgtctgcactTGTTTTTGTATTGCATCAAACTGACTCTTTAAGAGCTGAGAAGAACATTAACCACAGCAATCCCCAGTCCCCTATCATTTCACTCTGAACAAATATACTGTTATATGTTGTCAGGTCAGTTCTTTTTCACAAGTTGCTACTCATAGCACAGAACCCGGTTTAGGTCATCAGTTTAAgaatgcgtgtctgtgtgtgtgtgtgtgtgtgtgtgtgtgtgtgtgtgtttgtgttttcaaacagaaattATACATGAGTACAGCTGGGCTATAGTCTGTAGTTGGACTCCTATATGGTCTACCTATAAGGACAGTCTACAACACAAAGTGACTGGTGAGTATAGGTCTAAGGTATGTGTTTCTAATGAAGTTGAGTGGAGTCCATGGATCCACTGGCCTTAATGTGAGTCAGAGTTAAGATACAAAGTCTTTAGTTAACCATAAATCTTTTATTCTCCATCAaaacctcagacacactgcagtcagtctgtactatttgatctctgaaatgtgtgtggtatgtgatCTCTGCTGTGTGACTTCCTGTTAGACACATGTACACCCAcaaatatgcccccccccccccccactgttcATGATGACAAAAGTAGACACAACACGCCATCGAACACAAAactccacataaaaaaaatatatataaaatataaaaacttTTCTGATAAGTGTAAAATATACACTTAGCAGAAAAGTACGATttccattgtgatgtcactagGAAAGTCTCTTCTCACAGATCAAACTTAAACGATTAGAACATGACACAGCATTCCAGCTTTTCAGACTATAAATATTATGATCAGTAGCAACACAGTCCTCATTTCCATTCAAATTGCTGGGACTCCCTTCATCCCagtacctgaaataacacagagaatcagtctgtttaatttctttctcaTACTGAACAATAGACTGAGTGTTAAGAGTCAATAACTGTCTCATgaccagagttaaattcagtgatctcatacccagtgctcagtgctgtaccatccacccatgtccacaccccctctgtgtctctgtcagtcagaccaatccaaaaACTTGCAAAACTGCCCTTGGACAAGCTATCTACAAACTCCTAATGTGATAAagggtgaaaatgaaatgatgcagATCATTAGTGAAGAGTTTGATTTTCTCCATAAACAGACTACAGTGTGAAGCATCTGACCAGAGCACTGTCACTTCCTGTAACACATGAATATGCATCGcaattacaacacagacacacaagcccAAGCAAACATGATCACTTTAACCTGTATTAGGAAATGTGATCAATctgattactctctctctctctctctctctctccctccctctcacctgttcttctctgctgtttatgatcaccaggtcggctgatttctctctgcagtactgtctgctctgactccagTTCCTCCATTGAAAACCGATGTGATATAGACTGTGGTTAAAATACCTCCACATTCAGCctttctgtgcatgtttatctgtttgcaCGATGgtgaagacaaacagagatgatCACATGTATGtgatacatatttgtgcagAGAATTTTGATATTAACATGataaacatcatctctgttTTGAGGTTGCTGAACAACAGTAGAGGGTTAATAAAATACCACAGATTTTTAACAACGTGTAATTTGTAAAATGATTGCATTCAGAAACACCCATAGTACAACAGCTGCCACACGCACACCAGCAAATCTATTCTCTGATGTCTTCCAAAAGCAAACAGCAACACAGCAATGGAAACTAAGAAATGAACAttgaaataaagattaaaatattCACTCACCTATTTTAGAGAGCCCATACCGAAACTCCTCTCGCTGTCTGAGTGatcgctctctctccacactcaggCTGTCACTGATTtctaactgctctctctcagcactcaCATTGTTATAACTGGTTtctaactggtctctctctacACATAGGCTGTTGTAACTGATTTCTAACTGGTCCCTCTCTCTTGTCAGATTCTTGACACTGTCCTGTAACTGGTTTAATTGTACAGTgtaccagacacacagcactatgatgacagccagcaggagaacacacagcagccccagacacactgcagtcagtctgtagcatctatcacttcctgagaagacaaacagacagagacacattttaTCGCAGCATCTTGTACATCTTCTGATTAAAAGACACAACTCAATGACAATTAATCATTTTATTGTACATAATCACACTTTCTCAAgcatcaaactctctctctctctctctctctctctcatgcacaaacacacccagtcacacacacattatgtattGGTTCCATTCCTCACTTAGTCTCATTACTGCATcacatatttattttgacaCAAAAATTAAGATTTCCTCATGTTTTTTCAGGTAACTTTGTTTCATGTGAATTATGCACTTGCCAATTTTTACCCCAATTTGGTTTAGAGTAAATTTcagtctttgtttaaaaaaatatcctcTACTGTGGTTTTAGTGGGTATGAGTGGGACAGGCCTGTCCATCTTCATTCACTgcctaaatattttatttatttgtttgtttatctgtgtattaCATATTTGAGGATGTTTGTCAGAGCAAAAGTTGTCAGAGAATGGCGAAGTGATCAGAGAATACTTTGTCtcttactgtttctttttttactgtttttcagctGAAGGCAAAGTGAACTCAGCTGCTAATCTGTGTGAGGGAAATAATTTGGTAACAGACAATTTACAACatatacagaaatacacactcATCCTATGTAAgaagtacctgtgtgttgagttgctgggtttcttCTAGTGGAGGTGTCGTCTCTCAGTGTGTCGGTGTCTGTTGTTCTCACAACATCTGAACTCTTATAAATattcaccatcatctccactatctctcctctgtctagttctcttttctcagtaCTGCTGACCAtatgataaatacacacagacatctccattctctaacacacactatcGCACTGAATTGGTGCTGTTGTCCCTGTATGTTTGGGtcggtctgtgtgtctgcacttctgtctttgtgttgcgTGCGACTGACTCTTTCAGAGGCGTGAAAACCTTTGACCACAGGAAGTCCAGCCCCCCATCAtgtcactctgacagaataTGGTCTTAGTGTTCAAAGGCCAGTTCTTTTCCACAAGCTGCTCTTTAAAGCACAAAGTACTGAGTTTAGTGTTGTAATGTAAGTATGCatgaacatgtgtttgtttagcagatgtgtatgtgtttgtgcatgtgtgtgtaaaagtgttaGTACTACAGTTTCATGTTcttattttcatattaaacacacaaatgaaatattcattcattgaaatattaattcattcattccctACTCTGGTTCTGAAAACTGGTCTATAACTGGTCTTTAGACTTCATCCAGTGCACCTGTGTGTTAAGCTGCTTCCTTTCTCTCGGTGAAGACGtcttctgtgtttgagactggaACAGGGGTGTGTATGATATCTGCACTGGTATAAATGTATACAACCAGTTATCTccactcactctcctctgtctccattgGTTTTGTCAGTGTCAATATcattctcataaacacacacagacatctttgTTCTCTAACACACGATTATGCTGAGTTACAACTATTGATACCACTCTGTTTTGTATTGAGTTggtttctcttgtttctctgtgggtCTTACTGACTCTAAGCGGCTTTTGATTCACTGGCAGAGAGGAAAccacaaaaactaaaaaaaaaagcgcatgAGAGACATTTAGCTGAGAATGAGgtcaaatgtgaatgtgtgtgaatgtaaacatgCGAACTGAAATTATTCACTTGGTATAAAGACTTATACATTAATTGCTTGTTTTTAGGTGACTCTGACCAGTTTGACCATCACCAGttcctttctcattctctctgtttcggtctctttctttctccctcctgctTTCCTTCCGTGGCCTGTCCACCTCATCTTCCAACTCCACTGTTTGGAGTCACCCAGTTTTAATGTCACTGTATGTCAGAAAGTCCAGTCAGTTAAGATTTAATGGGAAAACATTTGTTGCTATTCATAGCTTATTAATTTACAGTTTAGCTTGTTTCCAAATTGAATGGGTGCCTAGAACAgatattgcatttttttgtgtttgtccatgtcTAATCCTGTATTTTTGGTGTTTGACAAATTTTATGTTATCCTTTTGAAACAATGAACTGAGAGATGTTGCCCTGAGTGaaagtgtcctctctcagcATTCTGTTTACATTCTAATGTATATTCTCCTATATCCTCACTCTGGTACATTCTACAACATGTCTACAACTACAAACAGTGCTCTCCGTCTAACTGCAACATGAGAGGGCAAAAAAAGCCCtctactgtgtactgtgtattttgttctattttaatTACACCAGCTCAGAAACAGGAAACTGCCAGCACAGGAAATCACTAAGGGGTCATCTAGACTGAGAGGCCCTCAAAGTGTTAAACACGTGAACACAGATGGAAAGTTcaaactgtctctgttctccaccTTTACTTTTATCTGTCCCTCTTCAGAGTTGGACTCACATAAACTCTAACACAATATTACACTGAATTAGTGCTGTAGTCTCTGCATATCAgtattcactgtctgtgtctgcactTGTCTTTATGTTGCATCAAACTGACTCTTTAAGAGCTGAGAAGAATATCAACCAGGACAGGCCCCAGTCCCCTATCATTTCACTCTGAACAAATATACCGTTATATGTTGTCAGGTCAGTTCTTTTTCACAAGTTGCTACTCATAGCACAGAACCCGGTTTAGGTCATCAGTTTATgaatgcgcgcgcgtgtgtgtgtgtgtgtgtgtgtgtgtgtgtgtgtttgtgttttcaaacagaCATTGTACATGAGAACAGCTGGGCTATGGTCTGTAGTTGGACACCTATATGGTCAACCTATAAGGTAGGTCTACAACAAAAAGTGACTGGTGAGTATAGGTCCAAGGTATGTGTTCCTAATGAAGTTGAGTGGAGTCCATGGATCCACTGGCCTTAATGTGAGTCAGAGTTAAGATACAAAGTCTATTtgatctctgaaatgtctgtggtATCTGATCTCTGCTGTGTGACTTCCTGTTAGACACATATGCACCAAcaaatatgcccccccccccactgttcATGAtgacaaatgtaaacacaacacaccatcgAACACAAagtccacataaaaaaaatataaaatacacttATCAGAAAAGTACAATtatcattgtgatgtcactagAAAAGTCTCTTCTCACAGATCAAACTTAAATGATTAGAACATGACACAGCATTCCAGCTTTTCAGACTATAAAAATTATGATCAGTAGCAACACAGTCCTCATTTCCATTCAAATTGCTGGGACTCCCTCCATACCagtacctgaaataacacagggaatcagtctgtttaatgtgtttctcaTACTGAACAATAGACTGAGTGTTAAGAGTCAATAACTGTCTCATgaccagagttaaattcagtgatctcttacTCAGTGTTCAGTtctgtaccatccacccatttccacaccccctctgtgtctctgtcagtcagaccaatccaaaaACTTGCAAAACTGCCCTTGGACAAGCTATCTACAAACTCCTAATGTGATAAagggtgaaaatgaaatgatgcagATCATTAGTGAAGAGTTTGATTTTCTCCATAAACACACTACAGTCTGAAGCATCTGACCAGAGCACTGTCACTTCCTGTAACACATGAATATGCATCGcaattacaacacagacacacaagcacaggcaAACATGATCACTTTAACCTGTATTAGGAAATGTGATCAATctgattactctctctctctctctctctctctctctctccctccctctcacctgttcttctctgctgtttatgatcaccaggtcggctgatttctctctgcagtactgtctgctctgactccagTTCCTCCATTGAAAACCGATGTGATATAGACTGTGATTAAAATACCTCCACATTCAGCctttctgtgcatgtttatctgtttgcaCGATGgtgaagacaaacagagataATCACATGTATGtgatacatatttgtgcagAGAATTTTGATATTAACATGataaacatcatctctgttTTGAGGTTGCTGAACAACAGTAGAGGGTTAATAAAATACCACAGATTTTTAACGACGTGTAATTTGTAAAATGATTGCATTCAGAAACACCCATAATACAACAGTTGCCACACGCACACCAGCAAATCTACTCTTTGATGTCTTCCAAAAGCAAATAGCAACACAGCAACAGAGACTAGGAAATGACCAttgaaataaagattaaaatattCTCTCACCTATTTTAGAGAGCCCATACCGAAACTCCTCTCGCTGTCTGAGTGATTGGTTTCTCTCCGTACTCAGGCTGTTGTAACTGATTtctaactgctctctctcagcactcaCATTCTTATAACTGGTTtctaactggtctctctctgcaATCATattgttgtaactggtttctAACCGGTCTCTATCTCTTGTCAGATTCCTGACACTGTCCTGTAACTGGTCTAATTGTACAGTGTAcaagacacacagcactatgatgacagccagcaggagaacacacagcagccccagacacactgcagtcagactgtagcatctgtcacttcctgaggagacaaacagacacagagactcatTTTGTCGCTGCATCTTGTACATCTTATTAAAGGACACAACTAAATAAGaatgattcattttattttacataatcACACTTTCTCAAGcatcaaactcactctctctttctctctctctctctctctctctctctctctctctctctctctctctctctctctctctctgtccttctgtctcatgcacaaacacacccagtcacacacacattatgtattGGTTCCATTCCTCACTTAGTCTCATTACTGCATcacatatttattttgacaCACAAATCAAGATTTCCTCATGTTTTTTCAGGTAACCTTCTTTCATGTGAATTATGCACTTGCCAATTTTGACCCGAATTTGGTTTAGTGTAAATTTCAGTCTTTGTTTGATAAAATATCCTCTACTGTGGTCTTAGTGGGTACGAATGGCACAGGTCTGTCCGTCTTCATTCActgcctttatttatttgtttgtttatctgtgtattacatttttgaGGACCTTTGTCAGAGTAAATGTTGTCAGAGAATGGTGAAGTGATCAGAGAATCCTTTGTCtcttactgtttctctttttactgtttttcagctGGAGACAAAGTGAACTTGGCTGCTAATCTGTGTGAGGGAAATAATTTGGTAACAGACTATTTACAGcatatatagaaatatacactcatcctgtgttagaagtacctgtgtgttgagttgctgagTTTCCTGTAGTGGAGGtgtcgtctctctgtgtgtcggtgtctgttgttctcacagcatctacactctcataaatattcaccatcatctccactctctctcctctgtccagttctCTTTTCTCAATTCTGTTGACTGTatcatacatacagacagacatctccattctctaacacacactatcactctGAATTGGTGCTGTTGTCCCTGTATGTTTGGGTcagtctgtatgtctgcacttctgtctttgtgttgtgtgcgACTGACTCTTTCAGAGGCGTGAAAAGCTATGACCACAGGAAGTCCACCTGCCCATCAGCTTACTCTGAGAGAATATGGCCCTGGTTTTAAAAGGCCAGTTCTTTTCCACAACCTGCTCTTTAAAGCACAAAGTACTGAGTTTAGTGTTGTAATGTAAGTATGTGTGAAGATCTGTTTGTTTAgcttgtctgtatgtgtttgtgcatgtgtgtgtagcagtgttaGTATTACAGTTTCATGTTCTTATTTTCAGAtgaaagacacaaatgaaatattcattcattgaaatactcattcattcactccctACTCCAGTTCTCAAAACTGGTCTATAACTGGGTTTTCTCCCTAAGTAGGTtgttatattcatattttaaattCGCTCACTCTATAGTTGTATTGGGGTGATAAGTATGTAACTGGTCTCACTCTGTTACCAGCTTGTTGTAGTAGTTTTGTAACTGCTCCAGCTTTGAAACATACAAGACACACTacagcactatgatgacagccatcaggagaacacacagcagccccagacacactgtatgtagtatgtgatgtcacttcctgaggagacaaacagaaacagagacttTATCCAGTGCACTGTGGCTATGAGGCCTTTTACAGTATAAAtgactgctctttctctccatacagCACCTGTGAGTTAAGCTGCTGCCTTTCTCTTGGTGAAGACGTCTTCTGTGTTTGAGGCTGGAACAGGGGTCACTATGATATCTGCACTGGTCTAAATGTATACAACCAGTTATCTccactcactctcctctgtctccactggTTTTGTCAGTGTCAATATcattctcataaacacacacagacatctttgTTCTCTAACACATGATTATGCTTAGTTAAAACTATTGATATGGCTCTGTTTTGTACTGAGTTGGtttcttgtgtttctctgtgggtcTTACTGCCTCTGAACTGTTCTATATATTCACTGGCAGAGAGGAAAccacaaaaactaaaaaaaaaaaaaaacacatgagagACATTTAGCTGAGAATGAGgtcaaatgtgaatgtgtgtgaatgtgaacatgtgttCCAACTGAAATTGTTGACTTGGTATAAAGACTTATACCTTAATTGCTTGTTTTTAGGGTGACTTTGACCAGTTTGACCATCACCAGttcctttctcattctctctgtttctgtctctttctttctccctcctgctTTCCTTCCATGGCCTGTCCACCTCATCTTCCAACTCCACTGTTTGGAGTCACCAAGTTTTAATGTCACTGTATGTCAGAAAGTCCAGTCATTTAAGATTTAATGGGAAAACATTTGTTGCTATTCATAGCTTATTAATTTACAGTTTAGCTTGTTTCCAAATTGAATAGGTGCCTAGAACAGATGTTGCATTTTCTTGATTGTCCATGTCTAATCCCGTATTTTAGCTGTTTGATAAATTTATGTTATCATTCTGAAACAATGAACTGAGAGATGTTGCCCTGAGTGAAAGTGTCCTCTCACACCATTCTGTTTACATTCTAATGTATATTCTCCTATATCCTCACTCTGGTACACTCTACAACATGTCTACAACTACAAACAGTGCTCTCTGTCTAACTGCAACATGAGAGGGCAAAAGAAACCCtctactgtgtactgtgtattttgttctattttaatGACCCCAGTTCAGAAACAGGAAGCTGGCAGCACAGGAAATCACTGAGGGTCGTCTAGACTGAGAGGCCCTCAAAGTGTTAAACATGTGATCACAGATTGAAAGTTcaaactgtctctgttctccaccTTTACTTTTATCTGTCCCTCTTTAGAGTTGGACTCACATAAACTCTAACGCAATATTACACTGAATTAGTGCTATCGTCTCTGCAAATCAgtattcactgtctgtgtcttcacttgtctttgtgttgcatcAAACTGACTCTTTAAGAGCTGAGAAGAACATTAACCACAGCAATCCCCAGGCCCCTATCATTTCACTCTGAACAAATATACGGTTATATGTTGTCAGGTCAGTTCTTTTTCACAAGTTGCTACTTATAGCACAGAACCCGGTTTAGGTCATCAGTTTAAgaatgcgtgtctgtgtgtttgtgtgtgtgtgtgtgtgtgtgtttgtgttttcaaacagaaattGTACATGAGAACAGCTGGGCTATGGTCTGTAGTTGGACACCTATATGGTCAACCTATAAGGTCAGTCTACAACACAAAGTGACTGGTGAGTATAGGTCCAAGGTATGTGTTCCTAATGAAGTTGAGTGGAGTCCATGGATCCACTGGCCTTAATGTGAGTCAGAGTTAAGATACAAAGTCTTTAGTTAAACATAAATCTTTAATTCTCCATCAaaacctcagacacactgcagtcagtctgtactatttgatctctgaaatgtgtgtggtaTCTGATCTCTGCTGTGTGATTTCCTGTTAGACACATGTAAATCCAcaaacatgcccccccccccccccacacacacacactgttcatgatgacaaatgtaaacacaacacaccatcgAACACAAagtccacataaaaaaaaaataaataaaatacacttaTCAGAAAAGTACGATtaccattgtgatgtcactagAAAAGTCTCTTCTCACAGATCAAACTTAAACGATTAGAACATGACACAGCATTCCAGCTTTTCAGACTATAAAAATTATGATCAGTAGCAACACAGTCCTCATTTCCATTCAAATTGCTGGGACTCCCTCCATCCCagtacctgaaataacacagagaatcagtctgtttaatttctttctcaTACTGAACAATAGACTGAGTGTTAAGAGTCAATAACTGTCTCATgaccagagttaaattcagtgatctcttacccagtgatcagtgctgtaccatccacccatttccacaccccctctgtgtctctgtcagt
This window harbors:
- the LOC115823748 gene encoding CD209 antigen-like, which translates into the protein VCLGLLCVLLLAVIIVLCVLYTVQLDQLQDSVRNLTRDRDRLETSYNNMIAERDQLETSYKNVSAEREQLEISYNSLSTERNQSLRQREEFRYGLSKIVLCVWYTVQLNQLQDSVKNLTRERDQLEISYNSLCVERDQLETSYNNVSAEREQLEISDSLSVERERSLRQREEFRYGLSKIGKDILQRWFYFSSSLYYISTETKNWSESRQDCIKRGADLVIINNKEEQEFVNRLWKMSQSGLWIGLTDINTEGVWKWVDGTALNTGYWGKGEPNNLGQSGNEDCVVLDRPDTWIDVSCDTKTKYICERKISTHN